From the Macaca nemestrina isolate mMacNem1 chromosome 2, mMacNem.hap1, whole genome shotgun sequence genome, the window TCCGTAAGAATGTCTAAATTTTGGCTTGTTATAAGATGACTGTCTGGAATTAACCTATTTTGCCAGCTTTTTCACAAGAATTTCAACTAAAAGTAGCACCAGAATAATTTATCAAAACGGATACAATTAATGCTCACCTTTTTAAAGTTAGTTTATATTTTCGGTGCTACTGGTGAAAACTTGTCACCAACTCTTTGGAGAAAcaaattccaaaatctgaaaggTGACACCAACTGCAATTAACTTTAATCTTGAAAAGTGTGAAACTCTCAGGACATAATTGAGATCAACATCCCAGGAGTAAACTGATGGAAGATGTGACTTACATAAGAAAAACAAGGGTATTTCTTTATTCTTACACCTGGTTTTCATTTGCTTATGTattcaaaatacagatgtaccaaAAATCAGTAATTGACATATGATAGATGTAATAATGACAAATAACTTTCAAataatgtcatatttttattcttagtgGTATCATAGGAACCCTGTATGGTTTCATAATTATGGTATAAGACCTCAGATTTAAGTAACTGGCTCTAAAGATACTTGGGTACCTCCaggctttataaatatttatttctctgttttcttgaaaAGCTAAGTATATAAGGAAATTGTAGAAGAGTTGGCATGTAATACAGGATTTCTAGTCTGTTATCAGTAAATGTTCTAAGACACGCCTTTGATAAAACAGAGATGTCAAAGACAAAGACAGCAAAGGAAATATTTACCAGACAAGGATGATTAGAGAAAGTTCTACAAGCCAGGATGGACTAAagttttttactttgtattttaacAAAAATGCTTTTTGAAAGTATTATAAAGTGCCCAGGACTAGGGACTACGGCTTCATGTAGATAAgagaagtaaatattttaaaaggaaatataagaAAGGAGTTCCCTTGAATACGTATTCTTAACTTTGGAAGCAAGAAACTTTCTAAGGATGGAAGAAGGTTTAGGTGGCCTGGGATCTGACAGGTACTTGTAAGTGAAAAGGCACATTAGCTCAATGACATGTGATTCAACAGGGACATTGGCCACATGACTATATAGCTTGCGTCATCTCACCACCTTGCAGATACCTCCCAACACACCCAGATTTAAACCTAAATAATAGAAAAGCTATGCTTAGCGATATTTCCAAAACCCTCTTCCTACGCCTATGCAAGTAtcttgctttctcttcctctgtccccCAAATACTGTTCAGGCACTATTTCCCCTTCTGTACTTcccacttcctcctccctctcccacttccttttcttcttcatttcactgtctgctttttattattattattattattacctctcctctctccccactgACCTCCTGTCTTTTGctctcttctccctttttcctcACTCAACTTCAGATCAATCCTGCTGGGTGTATTCTGTGTCCTATACCCCTGCTGTGATTCTTAATGAAATAAATTTCAGGAAGCCTACTGATTGGATCCATGACAAGTATATAATTTATAGGAGCAGCTGGGCCCTCCTTGGCACAGGACAATCCTAATTTTTCCTCTGTATATTCTATTTCCAATTCCGCTCCATCTTAGCCTTCTCCTTCTCCTACTTCATTGGAGGACATCAGCTGGGAATTCCTTACACTTCTCCTATTTCTTTCCCTTATTTTCTTCTTGGGGAAGGAAAGGGTCTCCTCCCTTTCCTACAGTGCATCTCAGAAGTTCAATTTATAAGGATATCCTAAGTGAACCTTTATCTCATAAATCAAGGTCTCATTGTCTCTCTTCCGTAAATCCTAACAACTGTTTTGCCCATCAGCTCCTCACTTCCTCCATATTGCTACCAGAATTAGGTTTAGCATTTGTGGCATGGTATTTATTTAGTcaaatctgatggttttttgGTCTCTACTAAGATGGGAGAtttcatattttatgtttatgaggtttctttttcctttatctgCCTGTGGCCCTCAATTGGAATTTTTCCAATGATTTTCCCATTCTTAATGATTGTTGAATTTTCTGTGgcttaaagaaaaagagaatcgAGATTTTCTAAATATGGTGATAAAAATCTTTGTAAACATAATAAGGGCAACCTCTTTGTTTATGAGTCTAAGACTGAACAGACCTGATGTCTCAATGATTTTCTCTCTCAGATTATACGTAAAttgttggttatttttaaaaagtctatgtAGAGAAGTGGAATATTTGAGAAGTTTCTGAAATATCTTTGACTATCAATAACTTCACTATCTGGCTTAGAATTTTCTCTCCTGAGGGAAAGCTTCTGGGAGTAACCCTTTCTAAACTCAATCTGTGCTGGCCACTAAAAGTTAACGTTTCTATCAGTGCCCCGTATTTGCTTTCTTTCATCATCGGATAGTAGCTGAATGCATAGACTTCAGTGACAGATAGCCTACATTTAAATCCCAGTATCTACTGTGTGACTATAGGTGAATTACTTAACCTCCCTGTACCTTAGTTTCATCACTTACAAAATGGGAACACACTGGCCAGATATCATCATCCATATTTTAAGGGTGAAAAGAGATAATCCTTTTTACATGTGCACAGTGCTTGAGTATACAGGAAAGGCCTATTTTTATTGGTATTGTTATATTTACTGTTATGGCTAACTATATATGTTATCTGCATTTTCAACTAAATTGTAAATCTCTTGAAGTCAGGCCTTTACACTGTTTCTCAAATATAAGGGCATAAGAAGGGCAGTCTTTTTGTTTATGAGTCCAAGACTGCCATTAAAAggaatggcaaaaaccgcaataactttacaccaacctaatataaaaattaacatggAATGTTTGAGGCATGTCACTCAAATATGTAAGAATTTTTTAATCATATCTTTAAGCCATCTATAATTGGTGTTCAAATGTGAATAATGACAGAGTCTTAgattcttttcttcattaataaTAGCTGAATGTTTTACAAATAGAAAGTTATAGTAATTACTGAATATATGTAACTTATTCCCACAAGGCAAAATTTTGATTTAAAGCATAACTGAAACGTAAGTGTGTGGTTAAATATCCTGAATGCAAAAGCAATGCTTACGAAGtttatttcttcacataattttttgaaaagtctGTGGTGCACCTAAAACAACTATCCTCCAATTCCTAGTAAGACATCAGTTTTCTGAAAGTACTTAATGGTATCTGGACTAAGTGTACATTTCAAAACACTCACATTATGAGTTAATGCATTTGCAACAGACTTCTGAGTGAAGTTACATATTGCCTAGGTtgcaaataaaaaatgcaagGGAGTGAGGACTTAAGACCTATTGAGTACCCCTGGAACTCTTAATGgttttctttgcttccttttctctcttaatAGACTATCATCCCAGCTAGTACCATACTAATCAAACAATACACAAATGTTTCATGTTAAGGCTCAGAATTATAGACTCATATAATCAGGAGACTGGaaggaaacacacaaaaataagactTTTCAAGACAATCTCATTCACACTCTTTACTTGAATTATTTACTctagttttattattaatttttatactgTTAAATTGCAATTCAAAACCCAGTGTATTCATACCATGTGTTAAGATATGCTCCTTCCTATATGTGTTCCTCTAAAGCACCATCTGGATCTTGTGGGGGGTATTTTCCTTTGTGGTATCAAAGCCAGGAGCTCGTggttttccttgattttttaaGGGAACACTATCGTGTAGCATCTGGGACCAGAAAGAAATCTTGATGGtatatattttacagatattttcttttcagatgtttTTTCCTCTAAGAGAAAAGCTTTTGTTAATGTGTCACATAAAAATACATTGTTGATTAGTAACTTGTCAAGAAGTGCTAGATTACATTCCTGTGTTGATCCATTTATATATATTCCTGAACAGCTAATATTTCATTTAGTTTCCTATTAAACTtactcaaatatatttttgaagtgCATTGCTTAAAATTTACATTCAAGGCAAGAAAATGAGTTTGTCAGTAAATGTAGTAATTAAGGAAGTTCCAAGTCTGTATCTTTAAGATACTAGAGGTAACTGTAACTAATCATTTTAACTTAAAGAAATAGAATTGCAAATACcctccttccccccaccccccgccaaaaCCATACCTTAGTCACTTTGGAATTATAACCATCTTTTACGTCTAtcaatataaatgtatttcatttggTATTCAAATTACTTTCAAAGCGATAAATTTTGAATTTCTGTTTCATTGTAGCTTCTGATCTTTAAATGTACTGAACAGGAGGATTTGGGGAGCTTGTCTTGTCTGATAGGTGTTAAGTATCTATGACGACAAATTTGTGCTAAAGCAATGTGCAATATAGACTAGTAATATTTTTACAAGGCTATTTTGGAAATTCTCACGTTGATGTTACTAATAACGTGGGTTTAATAGCATTTgggtaattaagaaaaaaacagtaatagaaaaataaaaacgatAAGAAGGGCGAAACAGACTTCTCCACCCCTCTCCCAACCCTCATTCCTTTGGAGGCTCGCGCCCTCTTGGAATAGCAGGTTCCTGCATGTGCCAGAAATCCGGTCCCAGCAAAGCTAGGTGCTCTGCAATGCCAGGGCGTTCCCAGCTAGGGACTCCTGGCTGCTTGGAGCTTGAAAACACCTGGCGTGGTTCTCGGGGGCCCTAGAGGCTTCTGCCACGGACTGGTCGGCTCTGGGGTTGTAGGCAGAAGGCTCTGAGCGGTCAGAAGGGTTTCCTGTGTGTCAGCAACTTCACTTTGCCGAGATAGCTGGCGGAAGAGAGAAGAAGCGCTCGCGGGCCAATCGCCTGCCAGCAGCCACCTTTGAGAGCACCCCTCGCCCTCGCCGCCGACTCCGGTAGCAGCGTGTTGGCAGAGGCTGAACACACTCGGCCTCGGCGGAGACCTGCTCCCCAGTAGACGCCTCCTGCTTCCCACTGCACCCTAGAGGACGCGGGCTGGCTGCTGGGCGAGCTCGGCGGAGGCACGCCCCTCGCCTCCCCGCGGAGTGCGGACTCGCCCGGGTGCCCAAACTCCGCCCACCCTCACGGGAGCTCAGCTCTCCCGCCTGACCGCGGTACTCTGGACAGAGCGGGGCCTGGGGAAGGGCCCCTGAACTGCGCGGACGCTGAACGGGACGCGCTTCAGCAGCGCACGAGTCTGCGGCCACGCGCGCTCCGATGGCCGCCAGGAGCTGAGCTCAGGGTAGGAGGAGGAAGCGATAAGACGCCCCGAAGCTGAGCTGCAGGTTTCTAAGGTAGGGAGGAGGAAGATGCCCCAATGAAGTTGATCTTTGAGCCAAGGAGGCTGGGGAGCACCCTCCCCATGCGAGATCCCCGCAGAGCGAGTTTCGCTTGACCTCGCTGTGCCTCTGGCGCGCTCTGCAGCGCGGACCCGCGGCCCCTCGGGAAAGCGCAGTCGGAAAGTTATCCGCGGTGGTGCCCTGCGCGCCCTGTTGTGTAAGCTCGGCGTTGCCAGCGGTCGGAGAAGTTGCTGGCCTGCCCGATAGCCCAGTTCGGTGGCGGCCCGGGGCGGATTTCATGGCCCGCGGCGAACGCGGGGCCAGAGCAGGCGTGGGCGAGCCCCTGCGCGCCCCCTCCCGCGGGGATCCAGCTTGCCCGCTCCCTTCCGCTCGCTGGCTTTTCCGATGCTTGCTGCGCCCCTGGCCGCCGCTGCCCTCTCGCCGCCTGCTGCCCCTCGGAGCCGCCGCCTAAGTCCAGGAGGAGAGAATGACCGAGGTGCTGTGGCCGGCTGTCCCCAACGGGACGGACGCTGCCTTCCTGGCCGGTCCGGGTTCGTCCTGGGGGAACAGCACGGTCGCCTCCACTGCCGCCGTCTCTGCGTCGTTCAAATGCGCCTTGACCAAGACGGGCTTCCAGTTTTACTACCTGCCGGCTGTCTACATTTTGGTGTTCATCATCGGCTTCCTGGGCAACAGCGTGGCCATCTGGATGTTCGTCTTCCACATGAAGCCCTGGAGCGGCATCTCCGTGTACATGTTCAACTTGGCTCTGGCCGACTTCTTGTACGTGCTGACTCTGCCAGCCCTGATCTTCTACTACTTCAATAAAACAGACTGGATCTTCGGGGATGCCATGTGTAAACTGCAGAGGTTCATCTTTCATGTGAACCTCTATGGCAGCATCTTGTTTCTGACATGCATCAGTGCCCACCGGTACAGCGGTGTGGTGTACCCCCTCAAGTCCCTGGGCCGGCTCAAAAAGAAGAACGCGGTCTATATCAGCGTGCTGGTGTGGCTCATTGTGGTGGTGGCGATCTCCCCAATCCTATTCTACTCAGGTACCGGGGTCcgcaaaaacaaaaccaccacctGTTATGACACCACCTCAGACGAGTACCTGCGAAGTTATTTCATCTACAGCATGTGCACGACCGTGGCCATGTTCTGTGTCCCGTTGGTGCTGATTCTGGGCTGTTACGGATTAATTGTGAGAGCTTTGATTTACAAAGATCTGGACAACTCTCCTCTGAGGAGAAAATCGATTTACCTGGTGATCATTGTACTGACTGTTTTTGCTGTGTCTTACATCCCTTTCCATGTGATGAAAACGATGAACTTGAGAGCCCGGCTTGACTTTCAGACCCCAGCAATGTGTGCTTTCAATGACAGGGTTTATGCCACATATCAGGTGACAAGAGGTCTAGCAAGTCTCAACAGTTGTGTGGACCCCATTCTCTATTTCTTGGCGGGAGATACTTTCAGAAGGAGACTCTCCCGAGCCACAAGGAAAGCTTCTAGAAGAAGTGAGGCAAATTTGCAATCCAAAAGTGAAGACATGACCCTCAATATTTTACCTGAGTTCAAGCAGAATGGAGATACAAGCTTGTGAAGGCACAAGAATCTCCAAACACCTGTCTGTTGTAATATGGTAGGATGCTTAACAGAATCAAGTGCTTTTCCCCTCTTTAACTTTCTAGTCAGTTTAGAAAAAATCAAACcaagaaaatagtttaaaaaataatagaagtagAAATGCCCACATCCACACTTAGCTTGCTTGGTTTGCTTTCAAAGTCTGTCTTCTTTCTGACTAGAAGTATGTGTAATAAAACAGCACTACCTAGTTAAACATTTACTTTCTCTTTGGCCTTTAAAATTTACAAGCTTTTCTGTTTAAAGTGTGTGTGCACCTGAGTACTGGGGCTATTTTTGATATTAGTAATTTCTCTAAGAAAACTAGCCCCCTTCAACTTGAGTTTGTGGTTTATCTAgcctttattgatttttaaaatccacaaTAGGAATAAAACGAAAATCTACATTCTCAGAAATATTTAGCATGGTATAACAAAACACTAAACTCATTAGTTCATCCAGCATCACATCAATGGATCTCTGAGCGGGGTGTCTTTTTCAGTGTCTTACAAGCATAGATGATAGTTGACTGAGTTTCTTTAGGGAATTGAATAGACAAGTAAAGTTAATGAATTTAAGAGCCTGAAAAGTGATTGTTTTCCAGTTATTTCTGGAAAAGGTCTCATTATATACTGGGTGCTAAATGTTTGATGGGGAAAGCCTGCATATATTATCGTACTGGTGAAATgcattcaaaataattaaaatgcatgTATTTTCCTTCTAAACACTGTGAGCTCTCTTAGATATCTTGTGATAAAGAGCATTTACTTGCCCCACTGCTGTGCAATGCCTGAAGACTTTGTTTGTGTTCCAGGACAAGTGTTCACTCACATctgtaaaaacaattttaagaatcACAAACAAATTACAGACCAAAGTTTGAGGAAAGTCAAATAACAGTAAGTTGAAGGATGTTGGACAGGAGGACAGTATTTCAGAAAAGGAGAGGTTGACAGTCATCCACAATGCATAGCCTCCAAGTATACTCTCAAATGTATGAAGCAACTGAGGTGGGCAGAAGACATTTTAGAATGAGGGCTTTAGTTTAAATTAAAATCATGGTGGAGAAGGCTCTTTTTGCTTCCTCTAAGTGTTTGAAAACACAAAATGCGatatgaaaagaagaaatggaatttGTATAGGTTGCATTGATAGAATGGGAAGCTATAATCTTTGGATAAACCTTACATctcaatatttaaaggaaaaacatgtaTATGGAGAGGGAAATATAGAGACTTAAAGTACCTAGATACCATAGCACTGAAAAGTAAAGTACTAATCAGACTAGTAATAGAGAGAAGACTATTGGTCAGTGTTATCCATTATATTTGTTCTCTGCCAGGTGTTAATGAAAAATTTGTAAAATGCTTCAACagtgttaataatttttaatgaatattgaATTGCTGCACGTCTAGCCCTTGAAATGGTCATCTTCTACATGAGAATAATAAGGTGAGATAATGCAATTGAAAATCCCGAACAAATAAATCCAGTGTCAAAGGAATTTTTAGTTTTGAAAGCTAGCCCCCATAAAGTCAACATCAGAGTTTGCAACTGATGGTGGAATAACTTGTTGGAAAGCACTTTACAAGTAGAGCAACATGGGGCTGTATGTTAAGGCAAGAAAGAACCTTAGTGCTCTGTGGAACATAATGACAGGAAATTCAGATCTTGATTTCAGTTCTTGCAATGCCTATGTAGATTGAGGATTTGTGAGACCTTCAAAGTAGCTTCACTTTAGCCAATCTCTGGCCACTAAGATCAATGAAGAAAAGCTGTATTTGGCCTTCCTCAGCAGTGATTCTTTTTACATGTTCCGTTTTAATGCAGAGGATTATAGAAACCAAATAGACACCTACTACACCTCCTCGTTTTGAGGAGAGGGTTAGCAAAATTCTCACTTCATCAGGCTCAAATAACATGCATTTTAGAGTCCTACAAgacaaaatctaaaatatgtcATTACTGTATTGACCTTGTTAAGATCAAGATCATTAAACTGACCAAGATGGAAATTACAGGACTTGTACCAGACTTGAACTTGTAGCCTAATGATACACATTTGTATAATATTTCTTCACCATTtactttagttttctttc encodes:
- the LOC105499019 gene encoding P2Y purinoceptor 1; translated protein: MTEVLWPAVPNGTDAAFLAGPGSSWGNSTVASTAAVSASFKCALTKTGFQFYYLPAVYILVFIIGFLGNSVAIWMFVFHMKPWSGISVYMFNLALADFLYVLTLPALIFYYFNKTDWIFGDAMCKLQRFIFHVNLYGSILFLTCISAHRYSGVVYPLKSLGRLKKKNAVYISVLVWLIVVVAISPILFYSGTGVRKNKTTTCYDTTSDEYLRSYFIYSMCTTVAMFCVPLVLILGCYGLIVRALIYKDLDNSPLRRKSIYLVIIVLTVFAVSYIPFHVMKTMNLRARLDFQTPAMCAFNDRVYATYQVTRGLASLNSCVDPILYFLAGDTFRRRLSRATRKASRRSEANLQSKSEDMTLNILPEFKQNGDTSL